The following proteins are encoded in a genomic region of Bosea beijingensis:
- the rplX gene encoding 50S ribosomal protein L24 yields MAAKIKKGDKVVVLAGRDKGKAGEVLQVLPKDGRAVVRGVNLVKRHTKQSAQSEGGIISKEATIDLSNIAIADPKDGKATRVGFKVLDDGRKVRFAKRSGDLIDG; encoded by the coding sequence ATGGCTGCTAAGATCAAGAAGGGCGACAAGGTCGTCGTGCTTGCCGGCCGCGACAAGGGCAAGGCGGGTGAAGTGCTCCAGGTTCTGCCGAAGGATGGCCGTGCGGTCGTTCGTGGCGTCAACCTGGTGAAGCGCCACACCAAGCAGTCCGCGCAGTCCGAGGGCGGCATCATCAGCAAGGAAGCGACGATCGACCTGTCGAACATCGCCATTGCCGATCCGAAGGATGGCAAGGCCACCCGCGTCGGTTTCAAGGTGCTCGATGACGGCCGCAAGGTTCGTTTCGCCAAGCGTTCGGGGGATCTGATCGATGGCTGA
- the rplN gene encoding 50S ribosomal protein L14, giving the protein MIQVQTNLDVADNSGARRVMCIKVLGGSKRKYAGVGDIIVVSIKEAIPRGRVKKGDVMKAVVVRTAKDVKRQDGSVIRFDRNAAVLINNQKEPVGTRIFGPVPRELRAKNHMKIISLAPEVL; this is encoded by the coding sequence ATGATCCAGGTGCAGACGAATCTCGACGTCGCCGACAATTCCGGCGCGCGTCGCGTGATGTGCATCAAGGTTCTCGGCGGGTCGAAGCGCAAGTACGCCGGTGTCGGCGACATCATCGTCGTTTCGATCAAGGAAGCCATTCCGCGCGGTCGCGTGAAGAAGGGCGACGTCATGAAGGCGGTCGTCGTTCGCACCGCCAAGGACGTCAAGCGCCAGGACGGTTCGGTGATCCGCTTCGACCGCAATGCGGCCGTGCTGATCAACAACCAGAAGGAGCCGGTCGGCACGCGTATCTTCGGACCGGTTCCGCGCGAGCTGCGCGCCAAGAACCACATGAAGATCATCTCGCTGGCGCCGGAGGTGCTGTGA
- the rpsQ gene encoding 30S ribosomal protein S17 → MPKRVLQGVVVSDKQNKTVVVKVERRYTHPLLKKTVRRTKNYHAHDEAGSFKVGDTVWIEESKPISKLKSWVVLEDAPKA, encoded by the coding sequence ATGCCTAAGCGCGTACTGCAGGGCGTCGTCGTCAGCGACAAGCAGAACAAAACTGTTGTGGTCAAGGTCGAGCGGCGTTATACGCACCCGCTGCTCAAGAAGACGGTGCGCCGCACGAAGAACTATCACGCCCATGACGAGGCGGGTTCGTTCAAGGTCGGCGACACGGTTTGGATCGAGGAGTCCAAGCCGATTTCCAAGCTGAAAAGCTGGGTTGTGCTCGAAGACGCCCCCAAGGCGTGA
- the rpmC gene encoding 50S ribosomal protein L29 — MKITQRQSDLKSMSTDQLQDELLKLKKEQFNLRFQKATGQLENTARVTEVRKDIARIKTLQRSKTVAASA, encoded by the coding sequence ATGAAAATCACTCAGCGTCAGTCCGACCTGAAGTCCATGAGCACGGACCAGCTCCAGGACGAGCTCCTGAAGCTCAAGAAGGAGCAGTTCAACCTGCGCTTCCAGAAGGCCACCGGGCAGCTCGAGAACACCGCGCGCGTCACCGAAGTGCGCAAGGACATCGCCCGCATCAAGACGCTGCAGCGGTCGAAGACCGTCGCGGCGAGCGCGTGA
- the rplP gene encoding 50S ribosomal protein L16, which produces MLQPKRTKFRKQFKGRISGVAKGGTDLNFGQFGLKAQEPERVTARQIEAARRAITRAMKRVGRVWIRVFPDVPVSKKPTEVRMGKGKGSPEFWAAKVKPGRIMFELDGVSEEIAREALRLGAAKLPIKTRFIQRIAE; this is translated from the coding sequence ATGCTGCAACCAAAACGCACCAAGTTCCGCAAGCAGTTCAAGGGACGCATCTCCGGCGTCGCCAAGGGCGGCACGGACCTCAACTTCGGCCAGTTCGGCCTGAAGGCCCAGGAGCCCGAGCGCGTCACCGCCCGGCAGATCGAGGCGGCCCGCCGCGCGATCACCCGCGCCATGAAGCGCGTCGGCCGTGTCTGGATCCGCGTGTTCCCCGACGTGCCGGTTTCCAAGAAGCCGACCGAAGTCCGCATGGGTAAGGGCAAGGGTTCGCCCGAGTTCTGGGCGGCCAAGGTCAAGCCGGGCCGGATCATGTTCGAGCTCGACGGCGTGTCCGAGGAGATCGCCCGCGAGGCGCTCCGTCTCGGCGCCGCCAAGCTGCCGATCAAGACCCGCTTCATCCAGCGCATTGCCGAGTAA